A single window of Gossypium hirsutum isolate 1008001.06 chromosome A10, Gossypium_hirsutum_v2.1, whole genome shotgun sequence DNA harbors:
- the LOC107943986 gene encoding disease resistance protein RUN1, which translates to MAASSSSSSSPQTDTCLNFITHLLKALTDAIMNVFFHDETPEQLSQPLSPAIASSSSSTRLKHQVFLSFRGEDTRLNFTAHLLKALKDKGMNVFFDEETLEKGEQLSQALSRAIAAANLSIIVLSVDYASSKSCLAELSDIMHRQDTQGHIVLPIFYHVDPSHVRNLGGSFKTSFDGHESNRLPLVQRWKAAFAEVGKLKGWHIEGGKFDRPETEYIKDIVEYVIKKLMTSKFRTASAEFVGIDYQKKTILRLIEQEDSRLIGIWGQGGIGKTTLSDVIYNEISHKFEDKCFLLNVREKFKTQGMESLRNELLSKLLNQTIHVDTPSIGSTLIQERLNNKRVLVVLDDVNDSDQIDCFGVKHFGDGSKIIVTSRDRQILKNGSVDKIHEVKKLNKNDSLQLFSTFAFKLLNPAVDFRDLSNKFVEYAQGSPLALRVLGSKLYKKSRKEWESEVDKLKEYGKPKISQILSSSYDDLDEVEKNIFLDIAIFFKGTPKKDVEEILGCCYKGAVSGISNLIDKCLLDSTYFKEIDMHDMLEEMGKDIVREESTDPGKRSRLWSAKDVYQVLRYNKGTDLIQGIKLDMSQVDNLLLHYSTFEGMTNLRVLFFYTPRVFDVKCPTNKFLAHQVNSVSLLDELRYLYWKYCPFKSLSSFNPKNLVVLNLSHGDMEHLWNNDDHQVLVNLREIDISYCKNLRKIPSLLGAINLEILDCRSCECLVELPCLNHLASLKPLELRGCRNLKKLPQIPNHFPILSLEESEIEEVPDSIEHLIRLKGLILWNSKVKKVSRNISKLESLRMLDLGNCPLVEFPEIPKNLTKLNLSGTQIEEVPLSFDSLYNILTLNMSGSRVKNISIKTESLRDLDLSHCPMIEFPKIPESLRELNLSGTQIKEASLDSLGNLYSLDLSHCESLKLLSELPPYIRYLESRGCTSLEKVSFADHYL; encoded by the exons ATggctgcttcttcttcttcttcctcttctcctCAAACAGACACGTGCCTTAACTTCATCACTCATCTGCTCAAAGCTCTGACAGACGCGATCATGAATGTCTTCTTTCATGATGAAACACCGGAGCAACTTTCACAACCACTTTCACCAGCAATTGCCTCTTCTTCCTCTTCTACTCGATTGAAGCATCAGGTTTTCTTGAGCTTCAGAGGTGAAGACACACGCCTCAATTTCACCGCTCATCTACTCAAAGCTTTAAAAGACAAAGGAATGAATGTTTTCTTCGATGAAGAAACACTAGAAAAAGGAGAGCAACTCTCGCAAGCACTTTCTCGAGCAATTGCAGCCGCAAATCTCTCAATAATTGTGTTGTCGGTAGACTATGCTTCTTCAAAATCATGCCTGGCTGAACTCTCTGACATCATGCACCGCCAGGACACTCAAGGACATATTGTTCTTCCCATCTTTTACCATGTTGATCCTTCTCATGTGCGGAATCTTGGTGGCAGTTTCAAAACATCCTTTGATGGCCATGAATCAAATAGGCTACCTCTAGTACAACGATGGAAAGCTGCCTTCGCTGAAGTCGGTAAATTAAAAGGATGGCATATAGAAGGAGGCAAATTCGACAG ACCTGAAACCGAGTACATCAAGGATATTGTTGAATATGTTATAAAGAAGCTGATGACTAGCAAGTTTAGAACTGCTTCTGCAGAGTTTGTTGGAATAGATTATCAGAAAAAGACGATTTTGAGGCTAATTGAGCAGGAAGACAGTCGTCTAATAGGAATCTGGGGACAAGGTGGGATAGGCAAAACTACCCTCTCTGATGTTATATATAATGAAATCTCTCATAAGTTTGAAGATAAATGCTTTCTTCTAAATGTTAGAGAGAAATTTAAAACACAGGGGATGGAATCATTACGAAACGAACTTCTTTCCAAACTCTTAAATCAAACAATTCATGTAGACACCCCCTCAATTGGGTCAACTTTAATCCAAGAGAGGCTAAACAATAAAAGAGTACTTGTTGTCCTTGACGATGTTAATGACTCAGACCAAATAGATTGTTTTGGTGTTAAACATTTTGGTGATGGAAGTAAAATCATTGTAACATCTAGAGATAGACAAATACTTAAGAATGGAAGTGTTGACAAAATACATGAGGTAAAGAAGTTAAATAAAAATGACTCTCTTCAACTTTTCTCTACATTTGCGTTTAAACTATTGAATCCCGCTGTTGATTTTCGCGATCTATCGAACAAGTTTGTAGAGTATGCCCAAGGAAGTCCGCTTGCTCTTAGAGTTTTGGGTTCTAAACTATATAAAAAGTCTAGAAAAGAGTGGGAAAGTGAGGTGGATAAACTAAAAGAATATGGCAAACCAAAAATTTCACAGATTTTGAGTAGTAGTTATGATGATTTGGATGAAGTAGAGAAGAATATATTCCTTGATATTGCAATCTTCTTTAAAGGAACACCCAAAAAAGATGTAGAAGAAATTCTCGGTTGTTGTTATAAGGGTGCTGTGAGTGGAATAAGCAACTTGATTGACAAGTGCCTGCTTGATAGCACATACTTTAAAGAGATTGATATGCATGATATGCTTGAAGAGATGGGCAAGGACATTGTTCGCGAAGAATCTACGGACCCTGGAAAGCGTAGTAGATTATGGAGTGCTAAAGATGTATATCAAGTGCTCAGATATAATAAG GGGACTGATCTAATTCAAGGTATTAAGTTGGACATGTCTCAAGTTGATAATCTACTGTTACATTATTCTACTTTTGAGGGCATGACTAATCTTAGAGTTCTCTTCTTCTACACTCCTCGGGTGTTTGATGTTAAGTGTCCGACAAACAAGTTTCTTGCACACCAAGTTAATAGTGTATCTCTTCTTGATGAGTTAAGGTATCTTTATTGGAAGTATTGTCCCTTCAAATCTCTATCAAGTTTTAATCCAAAGAATCTTGTTGTGTTGAATTTATCACATGGTGATATGGAACATCTTTGGAATAATGATGATCATCAG gTACTTGTTAATTTAAGGGAAATTGACATTAGTTATTGCAAGAATTTAAGGAAAATTCCTAGTCTATTAGGAGCCATCAATCTTGAAATCCTTGACTGTAGAAGCTGTGAATGTTTGGTTGAACTTCCTTGCCTCAATCATTTGGCATCACTTAAACCGCTTGAACTTCGGGGATGTCGTAATCTCAAGAAGCTTCCCCAGATCCCAAATCACTTTCCTATTTTATCATTAGAAGAAAGTGAAATAGAAGAAGTGCCTGATTCAATTGAGCATCTCATCAGACTTAAAGGGTTAATCTTGTGGAACTCAAAGGTAAAAAAGGTATCAAGAAATATTTCAAAGTTGGAATCTCTTCGTATGCTGGATCTTGGTAATTGCCCATTGGTTGAATTTCCAGAAATCCCAAAAAACTTAACAAAACTGAACTTATCTGGAACTCAAATTGAAGAGGTACCCTTGTCTTTCGACTCTCTATATAATATTCTGACCTTAAATATGAGTGGCTCAAGGgtaaaaaatatatcaatcaaGACGGAATCCCTTCGTGATCTGGATCTTAGTCATTGCCCAATGATCGAATTCCCAAAAATTCCAGAAAGCTTAAGAGAATTAAATTTATCTGGGACTCAAATTAAAGAAGCGTCTTTAGACTCTCTAGGTAATCTTTATAGTCTAGATCTCAGTCATTGCGAGAGTCTTAAATTACTCTCCGAGCTTCCACCATATATTCGATACTTGGAATCACGTGGCTGCACATCATTAGAAAAAGTATCATTTGCAGATCACTATTTATAA